Proteins from one Pelagicoccus sp. SDUM812003 genomic window:
- a CDS encoding transposase — translation MLPERKRLPHTPPPWVPDDAVYFITINCAKRYANTLAHSTLANALFDTVIYREKLLQWNVDLMLLMPDHLHAFIAFSQFQSITKTISDWKQYTSKKLGINWQSNFFDHRIRNQAELDEKWSYVLNNPVRAGLCNTPEDWPYKR, via the coding sequence ATGTTACCCGAACGCAAACGTCTTCCGCATACCCCTCCTCCATGGGTGCCGGATGACGCCGTCTACTTCATCACAATCAATTGCGCAAAACGGTATGCCAACACCCTAGCGCATTCAACACTCGCAAACGCGCTCTTCGACACGGTCATCTATCGCGAGAAGCTCCTCCAGTGGAACGTCGATCTAATGCTTCTCATGCCGGACCACTTGCATGCTTTCATTGCCTTCTCGCAGTTTCAGTCGATAACCAAAACGATATCCGATTGGAAGCAATACACCTCCAAGAAGCTCGGTATCAACTGGCAATCCAACTTCTTCGACCACCGCATCCGCAATCAAGCCGAACTCGACGAAAAGTGGAGTTACGTATTGAATAACCCAGTACGAGCCGGCCTCTGCAATACCCCCGAAGACTGGCCCTACAAACGGTAG
- a CDS encoding two-component regulator propeller domain-containing protein → MLAIAIASLALSSLVAQQSPPTDLGAHPAEQSGVPDEFDELRFSRSRSEGRVAFSYIQDILMDELGFMWFATKQGLYRYDGFRAKEFRNDPARPNSLANDSAHALAFDLQGSMWIGTSDGVSRYLPETESFRNYLKGEAWPDKTKSNRVNAFVVDSEGRLIAPTESGYLFRYDPSADTFVQLNLTPFGYIKSIDLDPKDRIWVGDHLGIIRFDPKKNEVVRFRNELGKKAGLTNDFINAIHYLDDRRVWVGTSGHGVAILDSVDGVLRQMTSFLTGDNYVADIDQLADGKMVAVTGGSVLVYSDAGQLIHRIGSDSGNGDIPYAGLTRFYQDPQGTYWIGSQFDGARYSAPRKPFQHFAHHLRNPQAKPFAPVSAALKDRQGRLWVGDARSGLEVFPEDGAAFRRYQSDESDPDAFTDQPVLKLFEDSRGWIWVGTFRGGLFRYLPESDRFQRYLTDPQNPDSIASQDIRDFAEDEKGNLWINTHGGGIDYLDIATGTFQHLKSDPYRPETTLISDWANAIAYDPKTKFLWIGAQVGLSRYDTQKQVFRNYRPDDGRNDSLSNAVVKDIAIDSRGRVWIGTENGLNRYLPETDGFQVFGTSAGLPNRSVESIVEDDSGQLWVGTWQGLARFDPDSGEMASFDQSDGLASHEFFTGSVQRAPDGELFFGTLQGIVHFDPSRIVEDTTPPKVTITGLQVFNQPLPIDPNSSRPGVLRRSVLHSDRVRLRHNQKSLTFEFAGLSYHRSSKNRYSYRLEGFEQNWSPPVEARSVTYTNLFPGDYTFHVRASNSDGYWNQEGAQLSISVLPPFWQTGWFLALALISLVAIPTLLIYLRISKIKRSRRELEIAVAERTRELDKANKKLETAYNQILAYQNHLEDTVRERTRELEVAKSAAERSDRLKSAFLANMSHEIRTPMNAIVGFLHFFDNESLPAEERKRLIAIVNQSSETLLALIDDILDLSTIEAGEAEIDLQPIDLRELCDQLYSLFRSSAKTKSNSQLSLEYDDRNAPSRSNFSVMLDPLRLRQILSNLLTNAIKFTEDGSITLSCRFEPCEEANRTQVVFEVRDTGIGIPENQLADIFKRFHKVENDRQKLYRGTGLGLTISQKLTELMGGRISASSKIGQGTTFTIKLPCDWSPAEQGVSQPTSETDNPFDKAPDLEGYTALIAEDETPNFEYISHVLAPTGIKLLRASDGQETLDLLARHSVDVLVLDLKMPVMNGYEAARLARERFPNLPIIVQSAYAMKEEINRSLAAGADAHLCKPFTPDQLLQAIDKQLRSRSYGSSR, encoded by the coding sequence ATGTTAGCTATCGCGATCGCGTCCCTGGCCCTCAGCAGTTTGGTCGCCCAGCAGTCACCTCCTACCGATCTAGGAGCCCATCCCGCGGAGCAATCGGGCGTCCCGGACGAATTTGACGAATTGCGCTTTTCGCGCTCGCGCTCCGAAGGCCGCGTGGCCTTCAGCTACATCCAGGACATCCTCATGGACGAGCTCGGTTTCATGTGGTTCGCGACCAAGCAAGGCCTCTACCGCTACGACGGCTTTCGAGCCAAGGAGTTCCGCAACGACCCCGCGCGTCCGAACAGCCTGGCGAACGATTCAGCGCACGCCCTAGCCTTCGACCTCCAAGGCAGCATGTGGATAGGCACCAGCGACGGCGTCAGCCGCTACCTGCCGGAAACGGAGTCGTTTCGCAACTACCTCAAAGGCGAGGCCTGGCCTGACAAAACCAAGAGCAATCGGGTGAACGCGTTCGTAGTGGACAGCGAAGGCCGACTGATCGCCCCTACCGAGTCCGGCTACCTCTTCCGCTACGATCCGTCTGCGGACACGTTCGTTCAGCTCAACCTCACCCCGTTCGGCTATATAAAATCGATCGATCTGGACCCCAAGGACCGAATCTGGGTCGGCGATCACTTGGGCATCATCCGCTTCGATCCAAAGAAGAACGAGGTGGTGCGATTCCGAAACGAGCTCGGCAAGAAAGCTGGCCTGACAAACGATTTCATAAACGCCATCCACTATCTCGACGATCGCCGTGTCTGGGTCGGGACGAGCGGCCATGGAGTGGCGATTCTGGACAGCGTCGACGGCGTCTTGAGGCAGATGACCTCCTTTTTGACGGGGGACAACTACGTAGCCGATATCGACCAGTTGGCCGATGGGAAGATGGTCGCTGTCACCGGCGGGAGCGTTCTCGTCTACTCCGACGCAGGCCAGCTGATTCATCGCATCGGCTCGGACTCGGGAAACGGAGACATCCCGTACGCCGGGCTTACTCGCTTCTACCAGGATCCTCAAGGCACCTACTGGATCGGCAGCCAGTTCGACGGCGCCCGCTATTCGGCCCCGAGGAAGCCCTTCCAGCACTTCGCCCACCACCTGCGCAACCCGCAGGCCAAGCCCTTCGCCCCGGTCAGCGCCGCGCTGAAGGACCGGCAAGGGAGGCTCTGGGTCGGCGACGCCCGATCCGGGCTGGAGGTATTTCCAGAGGACGGCGCTGCCTTTCGCCGCTACCAGAGCGATGAGTCGGATCCCGACGCCTTCACGGACCAGCCCGTCCTGAAGCTGTTCGAGGACTCGCGCGGTTGGATCTGGGTCGGAACCTTTCGCGGCGGTCTCTTTCGCTATCTGCCGGAAAGCGACCGCTTCCAGCGCTACCTTACCGATCCGCAGAATCCCGACTCCATCGCCAGCCAGGATATTCGCGACTTCGCCGAGGACGAAAAGGGGAACCTTTGGATCAACACCCACGGGGGCGGCATCGACTACCTGGACATCGCCACCGGGACGTTCCAGCATCTCAAATCGGATCCCTACCGGCCTGAAACCACCCTGATCAGCGATTGGGCGAACGCCATCGCCTACGATCCTAAAACGAAGTTTCTCTGGATCGGCGCCCAGGTCGGGCTTTCCCGGTACGACACGCAGAAGCAAGTCTTTCGCAACTACCGACCGGACGATGGTCGAAACGACAGCCTCTCGAACGCCGTGGTCAAGGACATCGCCATCGACAGTCGGGGCCGCGTCTGGATCGGTACCGAAAACGGGCTCAACCGCTACCTTCCGGAAACGGATGGCTTCCAGGTCTTCGGCACCTCCGCCGGGCTTCCCAATCGCAGCGTGGAATCCATCGTGGAGGACGACTCCGGCCAGCTCTGGGTGGGCACCTGGCAAGGCTTGGCTCGCTTCGATCCAGACTCCGGCGAAATGGCGAGCTTCGACCAATCCGACGGTCTGGCGTCGCACGAGTTTTTCACCGGCTCCGTTCAGCGGGCTCCCGATGGCGAGCTGTTTTTTGGCACGCTTCAGGGCATCGTGCATTTCGATCCGAGCCGCATCGTGGAAGACACTACGCCACCGAAAGTGACGATCACCGGTCTGCAGGTCTTCAATCAGCCTTTGCCCATCGATCCGAATTCGAGCCGTCCGGGCGTCCTGCGTCGAAGCGTTCTCCACAGCGACCGAGTTCGACTCAGGCACAACCAAAAGTCGCTCACCTTCGAATTCGCCGGACTCAGCTACCACCGCTCCTCCAAAAACCGCTACAGCTACCGTCTCGAAGGCTTCGAGCAAAATTGGAGCCCACCGGTGGAAGCCCGCTCCGTCACCTATACCAACCTTTTCCCGGGAGACTACACCTTCCATGTTCGCGCCTCCAATTCCGATGGGTACTGGAATCAGGAAGGAGCCCAGCTTAGCATAAGCGTGCTGCCGCCCTTCTGGCAGACGGGATGGTTTCTCGCTCTCGCTCTGATATCTCTCGTCGCTATCCCGACCCTGCTGATCTACCTGCGCATCTCGAAGATCAAGCGAAGCCGGCGCGAGCTGGAGATCGCAGTAGCCGAGCGCACTCGGGAATTGGACAAGGCCAACAAGAAACTGGAAACCGCGTACAACCAGATCCTCGCCTACCAGAACCATCTGGAGGACACGGTGCGCGAACGCACTCGGGAGCTGGAGGTGGCCAAAAGCGCCGCCGAGCGCAGCGACCGGCTCAAATCGGCGTTTCTGGCCAACATGTCCCACGAAATCCGCACCCCGATGAACGCCATCGTGGGCTTTCTACACTTTTTCGACAATGAGTCGCTCCCCGCCGAAGAGAGGAAACGCCTCATCGCGATCGTGAACCAGAGCAGCGAGACCCTGCTCGCTCTGATCGACGACATTCTCGATCTTTCGACCATCGAAGCAGGAGAGGCGGAAATCGACCTCCAACCCATCGATTTGCGAGAGCTGTGCGATCAGCTCTACTCGCTCTTCCGATCATCAGCCAAAACCAAGAGCAACAGTCAGCTCAGCCTCGAATACGACGATCGCAACGCCCCGAGCCGGTCGAATTTCAGCGTGATGCTCGATCCCCTGCGCCTTCGCCAAATCCTCTCCAACCTGCTCACCAACGCCATCAAGTTCACCGAGGACGGCTCCATCACGCTTAGCTGTCGCTTCGAACCTTGCGAGGAAGCGAATCGGACACAAGTGGTCTTCGAGGTACGCGACACCGGGATCGGCATCCCCGAGAATCAGCTGGCCGATATCTTCAAGCGGTTTCACAAGGTGGAAAACGATCGCCAGAAGCTCTACCGCGGCACCGGTCTAGGCCTCACCATATCGCAGAAGCTGACCGAGCTCATGGGAGGCCGCATTTCGGCTAGCTCCAAGATCGGGCAAGGCACGACCTTCACCATCAAGCTTCCCTGCGATTGGTCGCCCGCCGAGCAAGGCGTTTCCCAACCTACCTCGGAGACGGACAACCCATTCGACAAGGCTCCCGATCTGGAGGGCTACACCGCGCTGATCGCGGAGGACGAAACCCCGAACTTCGAGTACATCAGCCACGTGCTGGCTCCCACCGGCATCAAGCTGCTCCGGGCCTCCGACGGCCAGGAAACCCTGGACCTGCTCGCTCGCCATTCGGTGGACGTCCTGGTGCTCGACTTGAAAATGCCGGTGATGAACGGATACGAAGCCGCTCGGCTCGCTCGGGAACGATTCCCCAATCTGCCGATCATCGTGCAATCCGCCTACGCGATGAAGGAGGAGATCAATCGTTCGCTCGCCGCCGGAGCCGACGCCCATCTGTGCAAGCCCTTCACCCCCGACCAACTGCTTCAGGCGATCGACAAGCAACTCCGCTCGCGCTCCTACGGATCGTCACGCTAA
- the alaS gene encoding alanine--tRNA ligase produces MTSDQLRQSFLDFFKSKQHAIVPSASLMPDAPNLLFTNAGMNQFVPYFLGERETPNPRIADTQKCIRAGGKHNDLEDVGLDTYHHTFFEMLGNWSIGDYFKKEAIEWAWELITEVWRFPVNRLYASVYQPGEGDPASFDQEAYDFWKAIFEKAGLDPEVHIVYGNKKDNFWMMGDTGPCGPCSELHVDLTPAGDTKGSLVNADSPYCIEIWNLVFIQFNATPEGDFVPLKAQHIDTGMGFERVAGILATTKNFTDFSSPPSNYNSDLFTTLFDHLTELSGHKYAATMPEDVDNVSELEMKDVIFRVLADHARCLSCAIADGILPGNEGRNYVLRRILRRAVMYGRKLGLENGFFSGLVPVVVAQLGHVFPELKKQKDVIQKIIKSEEDAFGRTLDRGIQLFEKIASDEGKISGNNAFTLYDTYGFPLDLTELMAKQKGISVDTNGFEAEMEKQRQRARASQKKTDILVADSDAPAEATKFIGFETLADEAELIDIVKGEDDSAYLVFNHTPFYAEMGGQVGDSGEINFDELHFDVLDTIKDPNGRHLHKVSGDVSALAIGSEANLIVDHSRRRGIERHHSATHILHWALRKVLGDHVHQAGSYVDEQRLRFDFSHFEAIKPDQLAEIERLCNQRILANSKVKWFETPFDEKPENVIAFFGEKYGNIVRVVDIGGFSVELCGGTHVRATGEIGLLKVASEAGIAAGTRRIEAISGNSLYSHLNDVESTLAAASKLLSAPTAELVKKIDTVLARNAELEKKFKSFQQKAAGNLADELLLSAKESNGLKLVTAKVEASDPNALRQLGANLIGKLGEGVVVLGAEVKGKVSVVAFSSQEAIKAGHKAGDIIRDLTAKLDGRGGGKPDFAMGGAANVSALEETLKAFPW; encoded by the coding sequence ATGACCTCCGACCAACTACGTCAGTCCTTCCTCGACTTTTTCAAGTCCAAGCAGCACGCCATCGTGCCCTCCGCTTCCCTCATGCCGGACGCGCCGAACCTGCTCTTCACCAACGCAGGCATGAACCAGTTCGTGCCCTACTTCCTGGGCGAACGTGAAACGCCCAATCCCCGCATCGCCGACACCCAGAAGTGCATCCGCGCCGGCGGCAAGCACAACGACCTGGAAGACGTCGGCCTCGACACCTACCACCACACCTTCTTCGAGATGCTGGGCAACTGGTCCATCGGCGACTACTTCAAAAAGGAAGCCATCGAGTGGGCTTGGGAACTGATCACCGAAGTCTGGAGATTCCCTGTCAACCGCCTCTACGCCTCCGTCTATCAGCCGGGCGAAGGCGATCCCGCCTCCTTTGACCAGGAAGCCTACGACTTCTGGAAAGCTATCTTCGAAAAGGCCGGCCTCGATCCTGAAGTCCACATCGTCTACGGCAACAAGAAGGATAACTTCTGGATGATGGGCGACACCGGTCCCTGCGGCCCCTGCTCCGAGCTCCACGTCGACCTCACTCCTGCCGGCGATACAAAAGGCTCACTCGTCAACGCCGACTCCCCCTACTGCATCGAGATCTGGAATCTGGTCTTCATCCAGTTCAACGCCACGCCCGAAGGCGACTTCGTTCCCCTCAAAGCTCAGCACATCGACACCGGCATGGGCTTCGAACGCGTGGCCGGCATCCTCGCTACCACCAAGAACTTCACCGACTTCTCGTCTCCACCGTCCAACTACAACTCGGATCTCTTCACCACCCTGTTCGATCACCTCACCGAGCTGTCCGGACACAAGTACGCCGCCACCATGCCTGAGGACGTCGACAACGTCTCCGAGCTGGAAATGAAGGACGTCATCTTCCGCGTGCTCGCCGACCACGCTCGTTGCCTTTCCTGCGCTATCGCCGACGGAATTCTCCCGGGCAATGAAGGACGCAACTACGTTCTGCGCCGCATCCTCCGTCGCGCCGTCATGTACGGACGCAAGCTCGGCCTCGAAAACGGATTCTTCTCCGGCCTCGTCCCCGTTGTAGTGGCTCAGCTAGGACACGTCTTCCCCGAGCTGAAAAAGCAAAAGGACGTCATCCAGAAGATCATCAAGTCCGAAGAAGACGCCTTCGGCCGCACCCTCGACCGCGGCATCCAGCTCTTCGAAAAGATCGCCAGCGACGAAGGCAAGATCTCCGGCAACAACGCCTTCACCCTCTACGACACCTACGGCTTCCCGCTCGACCTCACCGAGCTCATGGCTAAGCAAAAGGGCATCAGCGTCGACACCAACGGCTTCGAAGCCGAGATGGAAAAACAGCGCCAGCGTGCTCGCGCTTCCCAGAAGAAAACCGATATCCTCGTCGCGGACTCCGACGCCCCTGCTGAAGCCACCAAGTTCATCGGCTTCGAAACCCTGGCCGACGAAGCCGAACTCATCGACATCGTCAAAGGCGAAGACGACTCCGCGTATCTCGTTTTCAACCACACTCCTTTTTACGCTGAAATGGGCGGCCAGGTTGGCGACTCGGGCGAAATCAATTTCGACGAACTCCACTTCGACGTCCTCGACACCATCAAGGACCCCAACGGCCGCCACCTGCACAAGGTCTCGGGCGACGTTTCCGCCCTCGCCATCGGCAGCGAAGCCAACCTCATCGTAGACCACTCCCGCCGCCGCGGCATCGAGCGCCACCACAGCGCCACCCACATTCTTCATTGGGCCCTGCGCAAAGTCCTCGGCGACCACGTGCACCAAGCCGGTTCCTACGTCGACGAGCAACGTCTGCGCTTCGATTTCTCCCACTTCGAAGCCATCAAGCCCGATCAGCTGGCCGAGATCGAACGCCTCTGCAACCAGCGCATCCTCGCTAACAGCAAGGTCAAGTGGTTCGAAACGCCGTTCGATGAAAAGCCGGAAAACGTCATCGCCTTCTTCGGCGAAAAGTACGGCAACATCGTGCGCGTGGTCGACATCGGCGGCTTCTCGGTCGAGCTCTGCGGCGGCACCCACGTCCGCGCCACCGGCGAAATCGGACTCCTCAAGGTGGCGAGCGAAGCGGGCATCGCCGCCGGCACCCGCCGTATCGAGGCGATATCCGGGAACAGCCTGTATTCACATCTCAACGACGTCGAGTCCACCCTCGCCGCCGCTTCAAAGCTCCTTTCCGCTCCCACCGCCGAGCTGGTAAAAAAGATCGACACCGTTCTGGCCCGCAATGCGGAACTGGAAAAGAAGTTCAAGAGCTTTCAGCAAAAAGCCGCTGGCAACCTGGCCGACGAGCTCCTCCTGTCCGCCAAGGAAAGTAACGGTCTCAAGTTGGTGACCGCCAAGGTGGAAGCCAGCGATCCCAATGCTTTGCGCCAGCTTGGAGCCAACCTCATCGGCAAGCTCGGCGAAGGCGTGGTGGTGCTGGGAGCCGAAGTCAAAGGCAAGGTCAGCGTAGTGGCATTCTCATCACAAGAAGCCATCAAGGCGGGCCACAAAGCAGGCGATATCATCCGCGACCTCACCGCCAAGCTCGACGGCCGCGGCGGAGGCAAACCCGACTTCGCCATGGGCGGCGCCGCCAACGTGTCCGCCCTGGAAGAAACGCTCAAAGCGTTCCCCTGGTAG
- the leuB gene encoding 3-isopropylmalate dehydrogenase, with the protein MKTLKFAVLPGDYIGPEVMTVALDVLKAATEPAGIALDYTEAHVGGAGIDNEGKALPDSTVKICEDADAILFGSIGGPKWENLPPAEQPERAALLPIRKHFSLFANLRPGLLYKELTDASPLKTERIPEGIDIVCVRELTGGIYFGPKRTEELPDGDIQATDEMVYKKSEIERILDVAIASAKSRSGRICSVDKANVLTTSVLWRKTATEYIKAKAPELQLTHMYVDNAAMQLARDPNQFDVIVTENMFGDILSDEMGIVCGSLGMLSSASLGTGKNRLGLPFGLYEPSGGTAPDIAGKGIANPCAQILSAALMLRYSFGEEEIAQKIEKAVKQAVMDGQRTGDIAFGKPSIGTKEMAAAIIERL; encoded by the coding sequence ATGAAAACGCTCAAATTCGCAGTTCTCCCCGGTGACTACATCGGTCCGGAAGTTATGACCGTCGCTCTCGACGTCCTCAAGGCCGCCACCGAGCCCGCCGGCATCGCTCTCGACTACACCGAAGCCCACGTCGGCGGAGCCGGCATCGACAACGAAGGCAAGGCCCTTCCCGACTCCACCGTCAAGATCTGCGAAGACGCCGACGCCATCCTCTTCGGCTCCATTGGCGGCCCCAAGTGGGAAAACCTCCCTCCGGCCGAGCAGCCCGAGCGCGCCGCCCTGCTGCCCATCAGAAAACACTTCTCACTCTTCGCCAACCTCCGCCCAGGCCTCCTCTACAAGGAACTCACCGACGCCTCCCCGCTAAAAACCGAGCGCATCCCCGAAGGCATCGACATCGTCTGCGTGCGCGAGCTCACCGGCGGCATCTACTTCGGCCCCAAGCGCACCGAAGAGCTCCCCGATGGCGACATCCAAGCCACCGACGAGATGGTCTACAAGAAGTCCGAGATCGAACGCATCCTCGACGTGGCCATCGCCTCCGCAAAGTCCCGCTCCGGCAGGATCTGCTCCGTCGACAAGGCCAACGTGCTCACCACTTCCGTGCTCTGGCGCAAGACCGCTACCGAGTACATCAAGGCCAAGGCCCCGGAGCTTCAGCTCACCCACATGTACGTGGACAACGCCGCCATGCAACTCGCCCGCGATCCGAACCAATTCGACGTCATCGTGACCGAAAACATGTTCGGCGACATCCTTTCGGATGAAATGGGCATCGTTTGCGGCAGCCTCGGCATGCTCTCCTCCGCCTCCCTCGGCACCGGCAAGAATCGCCTCGGTCTCCCCTTCGGTCTCTACGAGCCATCCGGAGGCACCGCTCCCGACATCGCAGGCAAAGGCATCGCCAACCCCTGCGCCCAGATCCTCAGCGCCGCCCTCATGCTCCGCTACAGCTTCGGCGAAGAAGAAATCGCGCAAAAGATCGAAAAGGCCGTCAAGCAAGCCGTCATGGACGGCCAACGCACCGGCGACATCGCCTTCGGCAAACCCAGCATCGGCACCAAAGAAATGGCCGCCGCCATCATCGAAAGACTGTAG
- a CDS encoding AMP nucleosidase, whose translation MNSKKEIVEDWLPRYTGTELKAFGDYILLCNFDQYLELFAERFGVEIKGAGKPMQCVTAGRISLVNFGIGSPSAATIIDLLTAVKPKAALFLGKCGGLKHVANVGSFVLPIAAIRGEGTSSDYMPPEVPALPAFALQKAISTTIRDNGFDYWTGTVYTTNRRVWEHDERFREYLRKTRAIAVDMETATIFVASFANEIPSGALLLVSDQPMLPEGIKTGASDRTVDQSYVEKHLDIGIKALEQLINKGETIKHLKF comes from the coding sequence ATGAATAGCAAGAAGGAGATCGTGGAGGACTGGCTGCCTCGCTACACCGGAACGGAGCTAAAGGCGTTTGGAGACTACATCCTGCTATGCAATTTCGACCAGTATCTGGAGCTCTTCGCCGAACGTTTCGGAGTGGAGATCAAAGGAGCGGGCAAGCCTATGCAGTGCGTCACCGCAGGTCGCATCAGTCTGGTAAACTTCGGTATCGGCAGCCCGTCCGCAGCTACCATCATCGACCTGCTCACCGCGGTGAAACCAAAGGCCGCCCTGTTTCTGGGAAAATGCGGCGGGCTCAAGCACGTGGCGAATGTAGGCTCGTTTGTGCTACCCATCGCGGCGATTCGCGGGGAAGGGACGAGTTCCGACTACATGCCGCCAGAGGTGCCCGCTCTTCCCGCTTTCGCCTTGCAGAAGGCGATTTCCACCACCATTCGCGACAACGGCTTCGACTACTGGACGGGCACGGTTTACACCACCAATCGACGCGTCTGGGAGCATGACGAGCGTTTCAGAGAGTATCTCAGAAAGACGCGGGCCATCGCGGTGGACATGGAAACCGCGACCATTTTCGTGGCCAGCTTCGCCAACGAAATCCCCTCGGGCGCTCTGCTGCTGGTATCGGATCAGCCCATGCTGCCGGAAGGGATAAAAACCGGCGCCAGCGACCGCACGGTAGACCAATCCTACGTGGAGAAGCACCTGGACATCGGCATCAAAGCCCTCGAGCAGCTGATCAACAAAGGCGAGACCATCAAACACCTGAAGTTCTAG
- a CDS encoding MFS transporter, with the protein MKRVHNPKDASFSGYQKFAIALLAIIQFTVVLDFMVLSPLGAILLQELSITTEQFGHVVSAYAFSAGISAFLAAGFADRFDRKRMLLFFYGGFIVGTLFCGLAPNYETLLIARTLTGFFGGVMSSIGFAIVTDLFPLEKRGRVLGFVQMAFSASQIFGLPIGLLLATHFDWHMPFLAIVALSLVVIVLIICFMRPINAHLEQPQMRNPFRKLGKALANRRYLQGFATVTLLSSGGYMLMPFASAFAVGNLKIELDSLPLMYMVAGACTLVTGPIAGRLADSLGRLQVFLIGSTLAMVFILIFTHLGPTPLWLVIALNAFLYIGVSTRMIAAQTLLTAVPAPADRGTCMSVNSSIQQAAGGFAAIIAGLVVAQSPDGTLERYGTLGYIVSGIIIATALLVLNINRVVRQGY; encoded by the coding sequence TTGAAGAGAGTACACAACCCCAAAGACGCTTCATTTAGCGGCTACCAGAAGTTTGCCATCGCGCTTCTCGCCATCATCCAGTTCACCGTGGTGCTGGACTTCATGGTGCTCTCTCCCCTTGGAGCGATCCTCCTGCAGGAGCTTTCCATCACCACCGAGCAATTCGGACATGTGGTTTCCGCCTACGCCTTCTCCGCGGGCATATCCGCTTTTCTAGCGGCTGGGTTCGCGGATCGATTCGACCGGAAGCGCATGCTCCTGTTCTTTTACGGAGGTTTCATCGTCGGCACCCTCTTTTGCGGGCTTGCGCCAAACTACGAAACCTTGCTGATCGCGCGGACCCTAACTGGCTTCTTCGGAGGCGTGATGAGCTCCATCGGCTTCGCGATTGTAACGGACCTCTTTCCCCTTGAGAAACGCGGTCGCGTGCTCGGCTTCGTGCAGATGGCGTTCTCCGCCAGTCAAATCTTCGGACTGCCGATCGGTCTTTTACTCGCCACGCATTTCGACTGGCACATGCCCTTCCTGGCAATTGTCGCTCTCAGTCTCGTGGTCATCGTGCTGATCATCTGCTTCATGCGCCCGATCAATGCCCACCTCGAACAGCCGCAGATGAGAAATCCGTTTCGCAAACTCGGAAAAGCTCTGGCGAATCGCCGTTATCTGCAAGGCTTCGCCACGGTGACGCTGCTTTCCTCAGGCGGGTACATGCTGATGCCCTTCGCAAGCGCCTTCGCAGTCGGGAATCTGAAAATCGAACTCGATAGCCTCCCGCTCATGTACATGGTCGCCGGAGCCTGCACCTTAGTCACAGGTCCCATCGCTGGCCGACTAGCTGACAGCCTCGGCAGGCTACAGGTCTTTCTCATCGGCTCAACCCTCGCCATGGTGTTCATTCTCATTTTCACTCACCTCGGCCCCACTCCGCTTTGGCTGGTGATCGCGCTCAACGCTTTCCTCTATATCGGCGTATCCACCCGAATGATCGCCGCTCAAACCTTGCTGACGGCAGTGCCGGCCCCCGCAGACCGAGGGACATGCATGAGCGTCAACTCATCGATTCAGCAGGCGGCTGGCGGTTTCGCCGCCATCATCGCAGGCCTGGTCGTGGCGCAATCGCCAGATGGAACGCTAGAGCGCTACGGTACGCTCGGCTACATCGTTAGCGGCATCATCATCGCCACCGCTCTGCTCGTGCTAAATATCAACCGCGTGGTTCGGCAAGGATATTGA
- a CDS encoding GxxExxY protein: protein MSTNQEVLFADECYKLVGAAFEVYNELGSEFLEQVYQEAYEFELNSNSIPFVSQPPLHITYKGHTLNKEYFADLIAYHEILIELKAIEKLTKREESQILNYLRASNLRLGILINFGHDQKLEWKRIIR, encoded by the coding sequence ATGAGCACGAATCAAGAAGTCCTGTTTGCCGACGAGTGTTACAAGCTCGTCGGCGCGGCCTTCGAGGTTTACAACGAACTCGGTTCAGAGTTTCTAGAACAAGTCTACCAAGAAGCATACGAGTTCGAGCTCAACTCCAATTCGATTCCTTTCGTATCCCAGCCACCACTACACATCACCTACAAGGGACACACTCTCAACAAAGAGTACTTCGCCGACCTCATCGCCTATCACGAAATCCTTATCGAGCTCAAAGCCATCGAAAAGCTCACAAAACGCGAAGAATCCCAAATCCTAAACTACCTCAGAGCGTCCAATCTCCGTCTCGGTATTCTCATAAACTTCGGCCACGATCAAAAACTAGAATGGAAACGAATCATAAGATAG